A DNA window from Brassica napus cultivar Da-Ae chromosome A4, Da-Ae, whole genome shotgun sequence contains the following coding sequences:
- the LOC106445882 gene encoding pyridoxal kinase, which yields MPFSLSTTTTTLRSPNPNFRSRKSRMSTPPVLSLALPSDTGRVLSIQSHTVQGYVGNKSAVFPLQLLGYDVDPINSVQFSNHTGYPTFKGQVLNGEQLWELIEGLEANDLLFYTHLLTGYIGSVSFLNTILEVINKLRSVNPNLTYVCDPVMGDEGKLYVPEELVHVYREKVVPLASMLTPNQFEAEKLTGLRINSEEDGREACAILHAAGPSKVVITSITIGGLLLLIGSHQKEKGQKPEQFKILIDKIPAYFTGTGDLMTALLLGWSNKYPESLDKAAELAVSTLQALLRRTLDDYKRAGYDPTSSSLEIRLIQSQDDIRNPNVELKAERYR from the exons ATGCCATTCTCTCTGTCGACGACAACCACCACTCTCAGATCTCCTAATCCAAACTTTAG ATCGAGGAAATCGAGAATGTCGACGCCTCCTGTTCTCTCGCTTGCTCTGCCTTCAGACACTGGTCGTGTTCTTAGTATCCAATCTCACACTGTACAG GGATATGTTGGTAACAAGTCAGCTGTGTTTCCTCTTCAATTGTTGGGGTATGATGTGGATCCAATCAACTCCGTACAGTTCTCCAACCATACAG GGTATCCTACATTCAAAGGACAGGTTTTGAATGGGGAGCAATTGTGGGAGTTGATTGAAGGCCTTGAAGCTAATGATTTATTGTTCTACACTCACTTATTAACAG GCTATATTGGATCTGTATCTTTTCTGAATACAATTTTGGAGGTTATCAATAAGCTTCGTTCTGTAAACCCCAATCTTACATATG TATGTGATCCGGTGATGGGTGATGAAGGAAAGTTGTATGTACCTGAAGAATTGGTGCATGTTTATCGTGAGAAG GTAGTTCCCCTGGCTTCTATGTTGACTCCTAACCAGTTTGAGGCAGAGAAATTAACAGGACTAAG GATAAATTCTGAGGAAGATGGCAGAGAAGCTTGTGCTATTCTTCATGCAGCTGGTCCTTCAAAG GTGGTGATCACTAGCATCACTATAGGAGGCCTTCTATTACTTATTGGAAGCCATCAGAAAGAAAAG GGGCAGAAGCCTGAGCAATTCAAGATTTTGATAGACAAAATCCCTGCGTATTTTACG GGAACAGGAGATCTCATGACTGCTCTTCTACTTGGTTGGAGTAAT AAATACCCTGAGAGTCTTGACAAGGCTGCCGAGCTTGCAGTTTCAACGTTGCAG GCGCTTCTGCGAAGGACGCTTGATGATTACAAACGAGCCGGGTATGATCCCACCTCAAGTAGCTTGGAGATTAGATTGATACAGAGCCAGGACGATATTCGAAACCCAAATGTTGAACTGAAAGCTGAGAGATACAGGTGA
- the LOC106449465 gene encoding uncharacterized protein LOC106449465 produces MEKSRMPRNVYEPLKTYFLKVNINCHGCNRKVKKTLRKVEGVYSVDIDADQQAVIVRGNLDPEILVKKLNSRGKYAELLFMSAFHGNHHDNRSLRNAPYNFGNNHFNNVPSYERQSDGEMMKMMMANNMKPVMMNDADYFQMSDSSEDFQELFGETAQRHNYDEEVHPNLMRDMELGYSNAYPAAETMNMHIPERSNNTMMNERSFHGQMMNGPSLVPQFMNQEQFSARQLHGFYY; encoded by the exons ATGGAGAAATCAAGAATGCCAAGAAACGTTTATGAACCTTTGAAG ACATATTTTCTCAAGGTTAACATCAACTGCCATGGATGTAACAGGAAAGTGAAGAAAACATTAAGAAAAGTTGAAG GTGTTTACTCTGTTGATATAGACGCAGATCAACAAGCAGTGATTGTTAGAGGTAACTTGGATCCAGAGATTTTGGTCAAGAAGTTGAACAGTAGAGGAAAGTATGCAGAGCTTTTGTTCATGAGTGCTTTCCATGGTAATCATCATGACAACAGAAGCTTGCGGAACGCACCATACAACTTCGGAAACAATCACTTTAACAATGTCCCAAGTTACGAAAGGCAAAGCGATGgagagatgatgaagatgatgatggcgAACAACATGAAACCTGTGATGATGAACGATGCAGACTACTTTCAGATGAGCGATTCTTCTGAAGATTTCCAGGAGCTGTTTGGAGAAACAGCGCAAAGACACAACTATGATGAAGAGGTGCATCCAAATCTGATGAGGGACATGGAGCTTGGATATTCTAATGCATACCCTGCAGCAGAAACAATGAACATGCATATTCCAGAAAGGTCTAATAATACGATGATGAATGAGAGATCTTTCCACGGTCAGATGATGAACGGTCCATCTCTAGTTCCACAGTTTATGAATCAGGAACAGTTCAGCGCAAGGCAACTTCATGGATTCTACTACTGA
- the LOC106449466 gene encoding E3 ubiquitin-protein ligase SINA-like 7, producing MECVSSTEDKPRTGILNLDVLSCPICIEPFTIPIFQCDNGHLACSSCCPKLRNKCPSCAWPVGHSRCRALETVLESTSIPCQNAEFGCTEKLTYGEESTHEKTCSFSPCSCPVQDCNYIGSYKDVYVHYKKLIHKNPQSTSQRYRVRCGESFCVKMNISDNLVIGTLYKERLLFTVQSFRKSNGVYVTVSCIAPSSPKAGKFSYCITYTVDGLSITYKSPELKKIQSVSFHTPPENYMLIRNSSLHGESLEMRICIKKGKKDETNDIKGPYQK from the exons AGGATAAACCACGCACAGGAATACTTAATCTTGATGTTCTCAGTTGCCCTATTTGCATCGAGCCATTCACTATTCCTATCTTCCAG TGTGATAATGGGCACTTAGCTTGCTCCTCTTGCTGTCCCAAACTGCGTAATAAATGTCCTTCCTGTGCTTGGCCTGTTGGCCACAGTCGCTGCAGAGCATTGGAGACTGTTCTTGAGTCGACCTCTATCCCATGCCAAAACGCCGAGTTTGGATGCACCGAAAAATTGACTTATGGGGAAGAATCAACTCATGAAAAGACGTGCAGTTTCTCTCCATGCTCCTGCCCTGTACAAGATTGCAATTACATTGGCTCATACAAGGATGTCTACGTTCACTATAAAAAACTTATCCACAAGAACCCCCAATCAACATCACAGCGCTATAGGGTCCGTTGTGGCGAATCCTTTTGTGTCAAGATGAATATCAGTGATAACTTAGTAATCGGTACGTTGTATAAGGAGAGGCTATTGTTTACAGTGCAGAGTTTCAGGAAGTCTAATGGTGTGTATGTTACTGTAAGCTGCATTGCACCATCTTCTCCAAAAGCAGGAAAGTTCTCATATTGTATAACTTATACAGTGGATGGACTCAGTATAACTTACAAATCACCAGAGTTGAAGAAGATTCAGAGTGTGAGCTTTCATACACCTCCagaaaattatatgttgattcgTAACAGTTCACTGCATGGTGAATCGTTGGAGATGAGGATTTGCAtcaagaaaggaaaaaaagatgAAACGAACGATATAAAAGGTCCTTATCAGAAGTGA